The proteins below come from a single Megalops cyprinoides isolate fMegCyp1 chromosome 5, fMegCyp1.pri, whole genome shotgun sequence genomic window:
- the LOC118777397 gene encoding growth hormone receptor-like isoform X2: MAATLLVIPLLMGVGSLGSLPPSVTSQAPRQGPHFTGCLSRDLETFRCWWSTGSFRNLTEPAALRVFYQRESSPREREECPHYSPTVPFECFFDRSHTSIWRPYCLWLLSRDKELTYDSRCFSVEDIVHPDPPVGLNWTLLNASHSGLHFDVMLRWEPPPSADVKRGWMSLLYEVQFRQRSAPRWQVLDPQQSSRRSLYGLRTDSEYEVRVRCRMSAFDNFGEFSNVTLIAIPHVPSKESRVPVMVVLIFGTVGVGILLMLIIFSQQQKLMVILLPPVPAPKIKGIDPELLKKGKLDQLSSMLSSQHSYRPGAPPDDPWVEHIELDFEELSERRSQSDTQRLLHQARTPCPYDLGLKDDDSGRASCCEADLPDPDAPGHPRVDTAPPSTAPPPVHAQHSESSWAGKDFYTQVREVTGEGVVMLAPGPEGRAEEGGEEWRKKEQFQLVVGGIAGGDYTTETDARRISADLSPGGAGVTPWEGVGQRSPALPADTQLVSDYTLVQDVNEQQNLLLNPASLHPTPSKPHPLPAIPIPAGYLSPDLLASIAP, translated from the exons ATGGCTGCCACCCTCCTCGTCATCCCTCTGCTGATGGGAGTTGGATCGCTGGGCTCACTGCCCccttctgtgacatcacaag CCCCCCGGCAGGGTCCGCACTTCACCGGCTGCCTGTCCCGGGACCTGGAGACCTTCCGCTGCTGGTGGAGTACCGGAAGCTTCCGCAACTTGACCGAGCCGGCAGCGCTCAGAGTGTTCtaccagagagagag CTCTCCCAGGGAGCGTGAGGAGTGCCCGCACTACAGCCCCACCGTTCCGTTCGAGTGCTTCTTCGACAGGAGCCACACGTCCATATGGCGACCCTACTGCCTGTGGCTGCTGTCCCGGGACAAGGAGCTGACTTACGACAGCCGCTGCTTCAGTGTGGAGGATATCG TGCACCCCGACCCCCCCGTGGGGCTGAACTGGACCCTGCTGAACGCCAGCCACTCAGGACTGCACTTCGACGTCATGCTGCGCTGGGAGCCGCCACCCTCCGCTGACGTAAAGAGGGGCTGGATGAGCCTGCTGTACGAGGTGCAGTTTCGGCAGCGCAGCGCCCCCCGCTGGCAGGTG CTGGACCCGCAGCAGAGCTCCCGGCGCTCTCTGTACGGGCTGCGCACGGACAGCGAGTACGAGGTACGAGTCCGCTGCAGGATGTCCGCCTTCGACAACTTCGGCGAATTCAGCAATGTTACCCTCATCGCCATTCCACACGTCCCCTCTAAAG AGTCCAGGGTTCCTGTCATGGTGGTCCTCATTTTCGGAACAGTTGGGGTGGGGATTCTCCTCATGCTGATCATCTTCTCCCAACAGCAGAA GCTGATGGTGATTCTCCTGCCCCCTGTGCCTGCCCCCAAAATCAAAGGAATCGACCCCGAGCTGTTAAAG AAAGGCAAGCTGGACCAGCTGAGCTCCATGCTGAGCAGCCAGCACTCCTACAGGCCGGGCGCGCCCCCGGATGACCCCTGGGTGGAGCACATCGAGCTGGACTTTGAGGAGCTCAGCGAGAGGCGGAGCCAGTCGGACACACAGCGCCTGCTCCACCAGGCGCGCACGCCCTGCCCGTACGACCTCGGCCTCAAGGACGACGACTCGGGCAGGGCCAGCTGCTGCGAGGCCGACCTGCCTGACCCCGACGCCCCAGGGCACCCCAGGGTCGACACAGCCCCGCCCTCCACCGCCCCCCCGCCCGTCCACGCACAGCACAGCGAGTCCAGCTGGGCCGGGAAGGACTTCTACACCCAGGTGAGAGAGGTGACAGGCGAGGGCGTGGTCATGCTGGCCCCAGGCCCGGAGGGCAGGGCGGAGGAGGGAGGTGAGGAGTGGAGGAAGAAAGAGCAGTTCcagctggtggtggggggcatAGCCGGAGGAGATTACACCACAGAGACGGACGCCAGGCGGATCAGTGCGGATCTCTCTCCTGGAGGAGCCGGAGTCACGCCGTGGGAGGGAGTGGGGCAACGTAGCCCCGCCCTGCCGGCCGACACCCAGCTTGTCTCAGACTACACTCTGGTGCAGGACGTCAATGAGCAGCAAAACCTTCTCCTCAACCCCGCCTCccttcaccccaccccctccaagcCTCACCCCCTGCCTGCCATACCCATCCCCGCTGGGTACCTCTCCCCTGACCTGCTGGCCAGTATCGCCCCCTGA
- the LOC118777397 gene encoding growth hormone receptor-like isoform X1 has protein sequence MGPAVLLRTSSDCPGWACVAMAATLLVIPLLMGVGSLGSLPPSVTSQAPRQGPHFTGCLSRDLETFRCWWSTGSFRNLTEPAALRVFYQRESSPREREECPHYSPTVPFECFFDRSHTSIWRPYCLWLLSRDKELTYDSRCFSVEDIVHPDPPVGLNWTLLNASHSGLHFDVMLRWEPPPSADVKRGWMSLLYEVQFRQRSAPRWQVLDPQQSSRRSLYGLRTDSEYEVRVRCRMSAFDNFGEFSNVTLIAIPHVPSKESRVPVMVVLIFGTVGVGILLMLIIFSQQQKLMVILLPPVPAPKIKGIDPELLKKGKLDQLSSMLSSQHSYRPGAPPDDPWVEHIELDFEELSERRSQSDTQRLLHQARTPCPYDLGLKDDDSGRASCCEADLPDPDAPGHPRVDTAPPSTAPPPVHAQHSESSWAGKDFYTQVREVTGEGVVMLAPGPEGRAEEGGEEWRKKEQFQLVVGGIAGGDYTTETDARRISADLSPGGAGVTPWEGVGQRSPALPADTQLVSDYTLVQDVNEQQNLLLNPASLHPTPSKPHPLPAIPIPAGYLSPDLLASIAP, from the exons ATGGGACCAGCTGTTCTTCTCCGAACTTCCTCTGACTGCCCGGGAT GGGCTTGCGTTGCCATGGCTGCCACCCTCCTCGTCATCCCTCTGCTGATGGGAGTTGGATCGCTGGGCTCACTGCCCccttctgtgacatcacaag CCCCCCGGCAGGGTCCGCACTTCACCGGCTGCCTGTCCCGGGACCTGGAGACCTTCCGCTGCTGGTGGAGTACCGGAAGCTTCCGCAACTTGACCGAGCCGGCAGCGCTCAGAGTGTTCtaccagagagagag CTCTCCCAGGGAGCGTGAGGAGTGCCCGCACTACAGCCCCACCGTTCCGTTCGAGTGCTTCTTCGACAGGAGCCACACGTCCATATGGCGACCCTACTGCCTGTGGCTGCTGTCCCGGGACAAGGAGCTGACTTACGACAGCCGCTGCTTCAGTGTGGAGGATATCG TGCACCCCGACCCCCCCGTGGGGCTGAACTGGACCCTGCTGAACGCCAGCCACTCAGGACTGCACTTCGACGTCATGCTGCGCTGGGAGCCGCCACCCTCCGCTGACGTAAAGAGGGGCTGGATGAGCCTGCTGTACGAGGTGCAGTTTCGGCAGCGCAGCGCCCCCCGCTGGCAGGTG CTGGACCCGCAGCAGAGCTCCCGGCGCTCTCTGTACGGGCTGCGCACGGACAGCGAGTACGAGGTACGAGTCCGCTGCAGGATGTCCGCCTTCGACAACTTCGGCGAATTCAGCAATGTTACCCTCATCGCCATTCCACACGTCCCCTCTAAAG AGTCCAGGGTTCCTGTCATGGTGGTCCTCATTTTCGGAACAGTTGGGGTGGGGATTCTCCTCATGCTGATCATCTTCTCCCAACAGCAGAA GCTGATGGTGATTCTCCTGCCCCCTGTGCCTGCCCCCAAAATCAAAGGAATCGACCCCGAGCTGTTAAAG AAAGGCAAGCTGGACCAGCTGAGCTCCATGCTGAGCAGCCAGCACTCCTACAGGCCGGGCGCGCCCCCGGATGACCCCTGGGTGGAGCACATCGAGCTGGACTTTGAGGAGCTCAGCGAGAGGCGGAGCCAGTCGGACACACAGCGCCTGCTCCACCAGGCGCGCACGCCCTGCCCGTACGACCTCGGCCTCAAGGACGACGACTCGGGCAGGGCCAGCTGCTGCGAGGCCGACCTGCCTGACCCCGACGCCCCAGGGCACCCCAGGGTCGACACAGCCCCGCCCTCCACCGCCCCCCCGCCCGTCCACGCACAGCACAGCGAGTCCAGCTGGGCCGGGAAGGACTTCTACACCCAGGTGAGAGAGGTGACAGGCGAGGGCGTGGTCATGCTGGCCCCAGGCCCGGAGGGCAGGGCGGAGGAGGGAGGTGAGGAGTGGAGGAAGAAAGAGCAGTTCcagctggtggtggggggcatAGCCGGAGGAGATTACACCACAGAGACGGACGCCAGGCGGATCAGTGCGGATCTCTCTCCTGGAGGAGCCGGAGTCACGCCGTGGGAGGGAGTGGGGCAACGTAGCCCCGCCCTGCCGGCCGACACCCAGCTTGTCTCAGACTACACTCTGGTGCAGGACGTCAATGAGCAGCAAAACCTTCTCCTCAACCCCGCCTCccttcaccccaccccctccaagcCTCACCCCCTGCCTGCCATACCCATCCCCGCTGGGTACCTCTCCCCTGACCTGCTGGCCAGTATCGCCCCCTGA